A section of the Vibrio vulnificus CMCP6 genome encodes:
- a CDS encoding DUF2066 domain-containing protein, whose translation MRYLALLMIGCLSLPAYALTQVDIYRTEVAIDSTKDKGEELARQQAMKQVIVRASGYQDSVDNPVVTKALQSSARYISQLSYGKEGDVMTLKLLFNDAQIRSLLTQAQLPFWPTNRNNLLVWLVEEQNYDRKIVWEHSASNVSDQLKQAARDRGLPLTLPVGDFDDITGIEVSDLWGGFAKPISLASGRYPVDGVLVIRAQGNSLRWNLYDQSPGAIARSNVAPVTGSANGGDAATQLINAVADFYAKRSAVVVLGESSESVVVKFLNINNAIDFFTLEKTLTSLNSVANLDVLEIKGNELMLRVHLLASQEAFEQEATKLSKITKFDDPLLVEDEENAVPVPPIETQVQPTKNDALTKSDEVGEPSIEPIMPTLNEETTHSPVVVEQPPAKPKYQMVFEWLS comes from the coding sequence ATGCGTTATTTAGCTCTATTGATGATCGGGTGTTTATCGCTACCCGCTTATGCATTAACTCAGGTGGATATCTACCGCACAGAAGTCGCGATTGACAGCACAAAAGACAAAGGTGAAGAGTTAGCTCGTCAGCAGGCAATGAAGCAGGTTATTGTTCGAGCATCCGGTTACCAAGACTCGGTTGATAATCCCGTTGTGACAAAGGCACTTCAATCCAGCGCCCGTTATATTTCGCAATTGAGCTATGGCAAAGAAGGGGATGTCATGACCCTGAAGTTGCTTTTTAATGATGCGCAAATTCGCTCGCTATTAACGCAAGCCCAACTGCCTTTTTGGCCAACAAACCGAAATAATCTGCTGGTTTGGTTGGTGGAAGAGCAAAACTATGATCGCAAGATCGTGTGGGAGCACTCGGCGAGCAACGTTTCTGACCAATTGAAGCAAGCCGCTCGTGATCGTGGTTTGCCATTGACGTTGCCTGTGGGTGACTTTGACGATATCACAGGTATTGAAGTGTCGGACTTGTGGGGAGGCTTTGCCAAACCGATCAGTTTAGCCAGCGGTCGCTACCCAGTGGATGGCGTGTTGGTGATTCGTGCTCAAGGAAATTCATTGCGTTGGAATCTGTACGATCAATCCCCTGGCGCTATCGCGCGTTCGAATGTTGCGCCTGTCACCGGAAGTGCCAATGGTGGTGATGCAGCGACACAACTGATTAATGCTGTTGCCGATTTTTATGCTAAACGTAGCGCCGTCGTTGTTCTTGGTGAGTCCTCTGAATCGGTCGTGGTGAAGTTTTTAAACATCAACAACGCAATTGATTTCTTTACGTTAGAAAAGACACTCACGTCGTTGAACTCAGTGGCCAATCTTGATGTATTAGAAATCAAAGGTAATGAGTTGATGTTGCGTGTGCACTTGCTGGCTTCGCAAGAAGCGTTTGAGCAAGAAGCCACAAAGCTGTCTAAAATCACCAAATTTGATGATCCGTTGCTGGTAGAAGATGAAGAGAATGCTGTGCCAGTGCCGCCAATTGAGACGCAAGTGCAGCCAACAAAAAATGACGCACTGACAAAAAGTGATGAGGTGGGTGAACCCTCCATTGAGCCCATCATGCCAACACTGAACGAGGAGACCACTCATTCGCCAGTGGTGGTCGAACAACCGCCAGCCAAGCCCAAATATCAAATGGTGTTTGAGTGGTTAAGTTAG
- a CDS encoding DUF2069 domain-containing protein, with protein sequence MSDVDMSPKTQQYRYLALFGNLSLLLWVVLWQLALSPHPHLSSTTLAIAWCIPLLLPLPGILAGKPYTHAWANFVLMLYFLHALTILYVDGGERWLALVELLLTTLGFAGNILFARARGQELGMKLKKLSQVEKEEKAKFGNQP encoded by the coding sequence ATGTCTGATGTCGACATGAGTCCAAAAACACAGCAGTACCGCTATTTGGCCTTGTTTGGCAATTTATCGCTGTTACTGTGGGTTGTACTTTGGCAATTGGCGTTATCGCCACACCCTCATTTAAGTTCCACTACCCTCGCGATCGCATGGTGTATTCCCCTACTTTTACCATTACCAGGTATTTTGGCGGGTAAGCCCTACACCCACGCTTGGGCAAACTTTGTTTTAATGCTCTATTTTTTACACGCTTTAACGATTTTGTACGTCGATGGTGGTGAGCGTTGGCTGGCTTTGGTCGAGCTGTTGCTCACCACGTTAGGATTTGCTGGCAATATTCTCTTTGCGAGAGCGCGCGGCCAAGAGCTAGGAATGAAGTTGAAAAAGCTATCGCAAGTCGAAAAAGAGGAGAAAGCGAAGTTTGGTAATCAGCCGTAA
- a CDS encoding uracil-xanthine permease family protein: protein MKNALQGAQMLFVAFGALVLVPLLTGLDPNVALFGAGVGTLLFQLITKRSVPIFLASSFAFIAPIMFGIQTWGIGATMGGLMAAGLVYVALGAMIKVRGVGFIHKILPPVVVGPVIMVIGLGLAPTAVNMAVGKTGDGAVQLVNGDAAIIISAVSLFTTIALSVFAKGFLKLVPIVGGILAGYSVSLFYGVVDFTPVAQAAWLAMPNFTTPEFNINAILFMIPVAIAPAVEHVGDMLAISNVTGKNYLKKPGLHRTIAGDGVATIAASMVGAPPNTTYSEVTGAVMLTKAYNPVIMTWAAITAIVLALVGKLGATLQTIPVPVMGGIMILLFGSIATVGLNTLIKNHVDLHKSRNLVIVAVTLVFGIGGMAFGIGEFSLQGVSLCGIVAIILNLILPHDMGENHVVDNAQMEEEVQN, encoded by the coding sequence ATGAAAAATGCTTTACAGGGTGCACAAATGTTATTTGTCGCATTCGGTGCCTTGGTACTTGTACCTTTGCTGACCGGATTGGACCCTAACGTCGCTTTATTTGGTGCAGGTGTCGGCACCTTATTGTTCCAATTGATCACCAAACGAAGCGTTCCCATTTTTCTAGCCTCCTCTTTCGCTTTTATTGCGCCAATCATGTTTGGTATTCAAACTTGGGGTATTGGCGCAACCATGGGTGGCTTAATGGCGGCAGGTTTGGTTTACGTTGCACTTGGCGCGATGATCAAAGTACGTGGCGTGGGCTTCATTCACAAAATTTTACCACCTGTCGTCGTCGGCCCAGTGATCATGGTTATCGGCCTTGGTCTTGCGCCAACGGCGGTCAACATGGCGGTAGGGAAAACTGGTGATGGTGCGGTTCAACTCGTCAATGGTGATGCAGCAATCATCATCTCCGCAGTTTCACTCTTCACGACGATTGCGCTGAGCGTATTTGCAAAAGGTTTCCTAAAGCTGGTTCCTATCGTCGGCGGTATCTTGGCAGGTTACTCGGTTTCACTATTCTACGGAGTGGTTGATTTTACACCGGTGGCTCAAGCCGCTTGGCTGGCCATGCCAAACTTCACCACACCTGAGTTCAACATCAACGCGATTCTATTCATGATCCCTGTTGCAATCGCTCCTGCGGTTGAGCACGTAGGTGACATGTTGGCAATCTCTAACGTCACAGGTAAAAACTACCTGAAAAAACCAGGACTACACCGCACGATTGCTGGTGACGGGGTTGCGACCATTGCCGCATCGATGGTTGGTGCACCACCAAACACAACCTACAGTGAAGTTACTGGCGCAGTGATGCTCACCAAAGCTTACAACCCAGTCATCATGACATGGGCGGCAATAACCGCTATTGTTCTTGCACTTGTCGGTAAATTAGGGGCTACCCTGCAAACCATTCCTGTTCCTGTAATGGGCGGTATTATGATTCTTCTCTTTGGTTCGATTGCCACTGTAGGTCTTAATACGTTAATCAAGAATCACGTAGATCTGCATAAATCTCGCAACCTTGTGATTGTCGCGGTGACATTGGTGTTTGGTATTGGCGGTATGGCTTTTGGTATTGGCGAGTTCAGCCTACAGGGCGTGAGTCTATGTGGTATCGTGGCGATTATTCTTAACCTTATCCTGCCGCATGACATGGGTGAAAACCACGTAGTGGATAACGCTCAGATGGAAGAAGAAGTACAAAACTGA
- the purM gene encoding phosphoribosylformylglycinamidine cyclo-ligase, whose protein sequence is MSGNNSSLSYKDAGVDIDAGNALVERIKGSVKRTRRPEVMGGIGGFGALCELPTKYKQPVLVSGTDGVGTKLRLALDMNKHDTIGIDLVAMCVNDLIVQGAEPLFFLDYYATGKLDVDVAADVISGIAEGCIQAGCALIGGETAEMPGMYEGEDYDVAGFCVGVVEKEDIIDGTKVAVGDALIAVGSSGPHSNGYSLVRKILEVSGADKNEELAGRTIGEHLLEPTKIYIKSALKMIEQHDIHAISHITGGGFWENIPRVLPEGTKAVIDGKSWEWPVIFQWLQEKGNVATREMYRTFNCGVGLIVALPQDQAEAAVALLQQEGEKAWVIGAIAQAEAGEEQVEIN, encoded by the coding sequence GTGAGTGGTAACAACTCTTCTCTTAGCTATAAAGATGCTGGTGTAGATATTGATGCAGGCAACGCCCTGGTTGAGCGTATTAAAGGTTCTGTAAAACGTACACGTCGCCCTGAAGTAATGGGTGGCATTGGTGGTTTTGGTGCTTTATGCGAACTACCAACAAAGTACAAGCAACCTGTTCTAGTTTCTGGCACTGATGGCGTTGGCACCAAGCTGCGCTTAGCTCTGGATATGAACAAGCACGACACCATTGGTATTGATCTCGTTGCTATGTGTGTAAACGATTTGATCGTACAAGGTGCTGAACCTCTGTTTTTCCTTGATTACTACGCAACGGGCAAGCTGGATGTCGATGTGGCTGCGGATGTTATTTCGGGCATCGCGGAAGGCTGTATTCAAGCAGGTTGTGCTTTGATCGGCGGTGAGACCGCAGAAATGCCGGGCATGTACGAAGGCGAAGACTACGACGTCGCAGGCTTCTGTGTCGGTGTAGTAGAGAAAGAAGACATTATCGACGGTACTAAAGTCGCGGTAGGCGATGCATTGATCGCTGTCGGTTCAAGTGGTCCACACTCAAACGGTTACTCATTAGTGCGTAAAATCCTCGAAGTGTCTGGCGCAGACAAAAATGAGGAGCTTGCAGGCCGCACTATTGGTGAGCACCTACTTGAGCCAACCAAAATTTACATCAAGTCTGCACTCAAAATGATTGAGCAACATGACATTCACGCTATCTCGCACATCACTGGCGGCGGTTTCTGGGAAAACATCCCACGCGTATTGCCAGAAGGTACCAAAGCGGTGATCGATGGAAAGAGCTGGGAATGGCCGGTCATTTTCCAATGGCTGCAAGAAAAAGGAAATGTGGCTACGCGCGAAATGTACCGTACATTCAACTGTGGTGTCGGCTTGATTGTGGCACTACCTCAAGATCAAGCGGAAGCTGCGGTTGCGCTGCTTCAACAAGAAGGTGAAAAAGCGTGGGTGATTGGTGCGATTGCTCAGGCCGAAGCTGGCGAAGAGCAAGTTGAAATCAACTAA
- the arsC gene encoding arsenate reductase (glutaredoxin) (This arsenate reductase requires both glutathione and glutaredoxin to convert arsenate to arsenite, after which the efflux transporter formed by ArsA and ArsB can extrude the arsenite from the cell, providing resistance.) has protein sequence MSVVIYHNPRCSKSRQTLELLEQHGVTPEVVKYLETPLNVEQLKALYAQLGFSSVRDMMRTKEDLYKSLSLGDDKVTDEQLFNAMAENPSLFERPVVVANGQARIGRPPEQVLEIL, from the coding sequence ATGTCAGTCGTGATTTATCACAATCCACGCTGCTCAAAGAGCCGTCAAACCCTCGAACTATTGGAACAACATGGCGTGACGCCTGAAGTGGTGAAGTACCTTGAAACGCCACTGAATGTAGAACAACTCAAGGCCCTCTACGCTCAATTGGGCTTTTCCTCTGTCCGTGACATGATGCGTACAAAAGAAGACTTGTATAAATCGCTCTCTTTAGGTGATGACAAGGTCACTGACGAACAACTGTTTAATGCGATGGCAGAAAACCCATCTCTTTTTGAACGCCCTGTCGTGGTTGCTAATGGCCAAGCTCGTATTGGTCGCCCACCAGAGCAAGTATTAGAGATTTTGTAA
- the upp gene encoding uracil phosphoribosyltransferase, whose product MKVVEVKHPLVKHKIGLMREGDISTKRFRELATEVGSLLTYEATSDFETEKVTIEGWNGPVEVDQIKGKKVTVVPILRAGLGMMDGVLEHMPSARISVVGIYRDEETLEPIPYFNKLASNMEERIALVVDPMLATGGSMIATIDLLKEKGCQQIKVLVLVAAPEGIEALEKAHPDVELYCAAIDEKLNDKGYIVPGLGDAGDKIFGTK is encoded by the coding sequence ATGAAAGTTGTTGAAGTAAAACACCCTCTTGTAAAACACAAAATTGGTTTGATGAGAGAAGGTGATATCAGCACTAAGCGTTTTCGTGAGCTAGCCACTGAAGTTGGTAGTCTTTTAACTTACGAAGCAACTTCAGATTTTGAAACGGAAAAAGTGACCATTGAAGGTTGGAATGGCCCAGTTGAAGTGGATCAAATCAAGGGCAAAAAAGTAACGGTTGTGCCAATCCTACGTGCTGGTCTAGGCATGATGGATGGCGTACTTGAACACATGCCAAGTGCACGTATCAGCGTAGTTGGTATTTACCGCGATGAAGAAACATTAGAGCCAATCCCATACTTCAACAAGCTGGCTTCTAACATGGAAGAACGCATTGCATTGGTGGTTGACCCAATGCTTGCAACAGGCGGTTCTATGATCGCGACGATCGACCTTCTCAAAGAGAAAGGCTGTCAGCAAATCAAAGTGTTGGTGTTGGTTGCTGCGCCAGAAGGTATTGAAGCGCTAGAGAAAGCACACCCAGATGTTGAACTGTACTGCGCAGCTATCGATGAGAAACTGAATGACAAGGGCTACATTGTCCCTGGTCTTGGTGATGCTGGTGATAAGATTTTCGGTACCAAGTAA
- the wrbA gene encoding NAD(P)H:quinone oxidoreductase, whose amino-acid sequence MSVTTQLLVLYYSRHGKTKLLARQIARGIESIPHCEAVLRTVTELNASSQQASEPIVTLDELRNCDGLALGSPVWFGAMATPLKHFWDQTSPLWLNGSLIDKPACVFTSSSSMHGGQETTLQNMMVPLLHHGMLILGIPYSEPDLHQTQSGGTPYGASSVGHESSLTTEEIRLAQQLGKRLALVAKKQKES is encoded by the coding sequence TTGTCAGTGACTACTCAGCTGTTGGTGCTGTACTACAGCCGTCACGGAAAAACCAAGTTACTTGCTCGCCAAATTGCCCGGGGAATTGAATCCATTCCCCATTGCGAAGCTGTCCTGCGCACCGTTACAGAATTGAACGCCAGCTCACAACAAGCATCAGAGCCTATTGTTACTCTGGATGAGTTGCGTAACTGTGACGGGCTTGCTTTGGGAAGCCCCGTTTGGTTTGGTGCAATGGCAACGCCACTAAAGCACTTTTGGGATCAAACCTCACCACTGTGGTTGAATGGATCTTTGATTGATAAACCAGCCTGTGTTTTTACTTCATCAAGTAGTATGCACGGGGGTCAAGAAACGACGCTACAGAATATGATGGTCCCACTGCTGCATCACGGCATGTTGATTTTGGGTATCCCTTATTCGGAGCCTGATCTGCACCAAACACAATCGGGTGGCACCCCATATGGCGCAAGTAGTGTTGGTCACGAAAGCTCACTCACCACAGAAGAAATTCGCTTGGCGCAACAATTAGGAAAGCGCTTGGCACTGGTTGCCAAAAAGCAAAAGGAGTCGTAG